The following coding sequences lie in one Lysobacter capsici genomic window:
- a CDS encoding serine hydrolase domain-containing protein produces MHASDPASIEALPPLSPDPNPNSNAASAPGAILVEAVGAAPIPQLGALDLEAYADGLVPQAIARGGLAGAVVVVVKDGQVLLSKGYGYADVERRKPMDPARTLLRPGSISKLFTWTAVMQLVERGKLDLDADVNTYLDFRIRDYYGQPITLRHLMTHRAGFEESSKHLFAADPSRLLKLGDYLKAVQPQRIYAPGTVPAYSNYGAALAGYIVERVAGQPFDDYVEEHLFEPLRMRRSSFRQPLPKGLVGDMAQSYVAAGAAPVPFELVNPAPAGSLSSTGEDMAHFMLAQLDQGRYGGDAILQPHTLQSMQASASRPIPGLDAMTLGFFRRDSRGPVVIGHGGATEAFQSSLMLLPAHRLGIFVSADGPARAGRALHRDLVEGLIQRYYPSPIADTPTLPTAHLHGEQLRGRYENSRGSASNFLVMARLFGSATVVLNDDDTIGVSSLRTRDGRIKRWREIEPYVWREVDGDSRLAAKMSGTEVVAISSDDVPAAMWLQPVPGWRSPGWMLPLLFATLGVQALALCLWPIAAIVRYQTQRRLRLDGRERDLRLLTLFGLVSNLLLATLWWWVLARADASVRALDGGLDGWIRLAQLLGLLSVPIAIVACLNGRAAWRGPMQRLRRVCAGAMAVACLAMVWFVFALKTMSWALVY; encoded by the coding sequence ATGCACGCGTCCGACCCGGCGAGCATCGAAGCACTGCCGCCGCTGTCTCCCGACCCGAACCCGAATTCGAACGCCGCCAGCGCACCCGGCGCGATCCTGGTCGAAGCCGTCGGCGCCGCGCCGATTCCGCAACTGGGCGCCCTGGACCTGGAAGCCTATGCCGACGGCCTGGTGCCGCAGGCGATCGCGCGCGGCGGTCTGGCCGGCGCGGTCGTGGTCGTGGTCAAGGACGGCCAGGTGCTGCTGTCGAAGGGCTACGGCTATGCCGATGTCGAGCGGCGCAAGCCGATGGACCCGGCGCGCACGCTGCTGCGGCCGGGTTCGATCTCCAAGCTGTTCACCTGGACCGCGGTGATGCAACTGGTCGAGCGCGGCAAGCTCGACCTGGACGCGGACGTCAACACCTACCTGGATTTCAGGATCCGCGACTACTACGGCCAGCCGATCACCCTGCGCCATCTGATGACCCACCGCGCCGGCTTCGAGGAGTCGAGCAAGCACCTGTTCGCCGCCGACCCCTCGCGCCTGCTCAAGCTCGGCGATTACCTCAAGGCCGTGCAGCCGCAGCGCATCTACGCGCCCGGCACGGTGCCGGCGTATTCGAACTACGGCGCGGCCCTGGCCGGTTACATCGTCGAGCGCGTCGCCGGGCAACCGTTCGACGATTACGTCGAAGAGCATCTGTTCGAACCGTTGCGCATGCGCCGTTCGAGTTTCCGTCAGCCCTTGCCGAAGGGATTGGTCGGCGACATGGCGCAAAGCTACGTCGCCGCCGGCGCCGCGCCGGTGCCGTTCGAACTGGTCAATCCCGCGCCGGCCGGCAGCCTGTCGAGCACCGGCGAGGACATGGCGCATTTCATGCTGGCCCAGCTCGACCAGGGCCGTTACGGCGGTGACGCGATCCTGCAGCCGCATACGCTGCAATCGATGCAGGCGAGCGCATCGCGGCCGATCCCGGGCCTGGACGCGATGACGCTGGGGTTTTTTCGACGCGACAGCCGCGGCCCGGTGGTGATCGGCCATGGCGGCGCGACCGAAGCGTTCCAGAGCAGCCTGATGCTGTTGCCGGCGCATCGGCTCGGCATCTTCGTATCCGCCGACGGCCCGGCCCGCGCCGGCCGCGCGCTGCATCGCGACCTGGTCGAAGGCCTGATCCAGCGCTATTACCCCAGCCCGATCGCTGACACGCCGACCTTGCCGACCGCGCATCTGCACGGCGAACAATTGCGCGGGCGTTACGAAAACAGCCGCGGCTCGGCCAGCAATTTCCTGGTGATGGCGCGTTTGTTCGGCAGCGCGACGGTGGTCCTCAACGACGACGACACGATCGGGGTGTCGTCGCTGCGGACCCGCGATGGCCGGATCAAGCGCTGGCGCGAGATCGAGCCGTATGTGTGGCGCGAAGTCGACGGCGACAGCCGGCTCGCGGCGAAGATGAGCGGCACCGAGGTGGTTGCGATCAGCAGCGACGACGTGCCGGCGGCGATGTGGCTGCAGCCGGTGCCGGGCTGGCGTTCGCCCGGCTGGATGCTGCCGTTGCTGTTCGCGACGCTGGGCGTGCAGGCGCTCGCGCTGTGCCTGTGGCCGATCGCCGCGATCGTGCGTTACCAGACCCAGCGTCGTCTGCGTCTGGACGGCCGCGAGCGCGATCTGCGCCTGCTGACGCTGTTCGGCCTCGTCTCGAACCTGTTGCTGGCGACGCTGTGGTGGTGGGTGCTCGCGCGCGCCGACGCGTCGGTGCGGGCGCTCGATGGCGGTCTGGACGGCTGGATTCGTCTGGCCCAGTTGCTCGGATTGTTGAGCGTGCCGATCGCGATCGTCGCCTGCCTCAACGGGCGCGCCGCGTGGCGCGGGCCGATGCAGCGCCTGCGCCGGGTGTGTGCGGGGGCGATGGCGGTGGCCTGCTTGGCGATGGTGTGGTTTGTGTTCGCGTTGAAGACGATGAGTTGGGCGTTGGTGTATTGA
- a CDS encoding helix-turn-helix domain-containing protein — MPAKRSKHVTSAAPTTAHNPGVALRALRRQRGWTLAEIGARTGLPISTLSKIENGKMSLSFDKLTRIAQGLEVDIGELFSSQSPVGCDTFSGRRSITRAGEGYAIRTEHYDHLYPASELLNKRLVPIIAEVHARSLEEFGELIRHTGEEFALVLEGTIELHSELYAPARLEAGDSIYFDSAMGHAYIAAAPGPCRVLAVCSGGESHLRDAMLRKNGVEAARPAAGRGAKKPRTDEA, encoded by the coding sequence ATGCCCGCCAAGCGCAGCAAGCACGTCACCTCCGCCGCGCCGACCACCGCCCACAACCCGGGCGTGGCCCTGCGCGCGCTGCGCCGTCAGCGCGGCTGGACCCTGGCCGAGATCGGCGCGCGCACCGGCCTGCCGATTTCGACCCTGTCCAAGATCGAGAACGGCAAGATGTCGCTGAGCTTCGACAAGCTCACCCGCATCGCCCAGGGGCTGGAGGTCGATATCGGCGAGCTGTTCTCTTCGCAGTCGCCGGTCGGCTGCGACACCTTCAGCGGACGCCGCAGCATCACCCGCGCCGGCGAGGGCTATGCGATCCGCACCGAACACTACGATCACCTGTACCCGGCCTCGGAACTGCTCAACAAGCGGCTGGTGCCGATCATCGCCGAGGTCCACGCGCGCTCGCTGGAAGAGTTCGGCGAACTGATCCGCCACACCGGCGAGGAGTTCGCGCTGGTGCTGGAGGGCACGATCGAACTGCACAGCGAGCTGTATGCGCCGGCGCGGCTGGAGGCCGGCGACTCGATCTATTTCGACAGCGCGATGGGCCATGCCTACATCGCCGCCGCGCCCGGCCCGTGCCGCGTGCTCGCGGTGTGCTCGGGCGGCGAGTCGCACCTGCGCGACGCGATGCTGCGCAAGAACGGCGTCGAGGCCGCGCGCCCGGCGGCCGGCCGCGGCGCGAAGAAACCGCGTACCGACGAGGCCTGA
- a CDS encoding cupin domain-containing protein has protein sequence MNAESHASGLPAPDLNVRESLDWAAFVRDDWDRRPVLFKGVAHGRPFALDEVFRSAMAATQRSRRRLPGEPDNSLVTLDRLQQLDPAPWMPRREDASMAGYRDRMLGALGERRYALVISAFHSYRFALWRSEREFFAPLWRHAGLPITGAITTLFHGNYESTPVGVHRDRFATFMIPVEGRKRMRFWTARPWAEAVSTLPDYRGHLAGSFAVEAEPGDVLYWPADYYHVGESIGGGVTTSVNLGVPRTEHRPVYELEDLLVDIGRADALIDPSAQLLRALMRDDVPVNARDAVDADGLLSDELPLALAQAWRLTAQLADRQVLAARIGAVSLQRLSAGGFEPMPPRRRTRALTPAQRVALSPGERVLQRRDRDGWQFAINGHGLRVQGDAAIERALLARLHEGDTARVSELRRGTAAHRGAVDALLAWLDQCHGLRRLRD, from the coding sequence ATGAACGCCGAATCGCACGCGTCCGGTCTCCCGGCACCCGATCTGAACGTCCGCGAATCGCTGGACTGGGCCGCCTTCGTGCGCGACGACTGGGATCGCCGTCCGGTGCTGTTCAAGGGCGTCGCCCACGGCCGACCGTTCGCGCTGGACGAAGTGTTCCGCAGCGCGATGGCCGCGACGCAACGCAGCCGCCGTCGCCTGCCCGGCGAACCCGACAACAGCCTGGTGACCCTGGATCGTCTGCAACAACTCGATCCGGCGCCGTGGATGCCGCGACGCGAAGACGCTTCGATGGCCGGGTATCGCGATCGCATGCTGGGCGCGCTCGGCGAGCGACGCTATGCATTGGTGATCAGCGCCTTCCACAGTTATCGCTTCGCCTTGTGGCGCAGCGAGCGCGAATTCTTCGCGCCGCTGTGGCGTCACGCCGGCCTGCCGATCACCGGCGCGATCACCACGCTGTTCCACGGCAATTACGAATCCACCCCGGTCGGCGTGCATCGCGATCGCTTCGCCACCTTCATGATCCCGGTCGAAGGCCGTAAGCGCATGCGCTTCTGGACCGCCAGGCCCTGGGCCGAAGCGGTGTCGACCTTGCCCGATTACCGCGGCCATCTGGCCGGTTCGTTCGCGGTCGAGGCCGAACCCGGCGACGTGCTGTATTGGCCGGCCGACTACTACCACGTCGGCGAAAGTATCGGCGGCGGCGTCACCACCAGCGTCAATCTCGGCGTGCCACGCACCGAGCACCGGCCGGTCTACGAACTGGAAGATCTGCTGGTCGATATCGGCCGGGCCGATGCCTTGATCGACCCGTCCGCGCAATTGCTGCGCGCGCTGATGCGCGACGACGTGCCGGTGAATGCGCGCGATGCGGTCGACGCCGACGGCCTGCTCAGCGACGAGTTACCGCTGGCCTTGGCGCAGGCCTGGCGCTTGACCGCGCAGCTCGCCGATCGGCAGGTGTTGGCGGCGCGGATCGGCGCGGTGTCGTTGCAGCGCTTGTCGGCCGGCGGTTTCGAACCGATGCCGCCGCGACGGCGCACGCGCGCTTTGACGCCGGCGCAGCGTGTCGCCCTGTCGCCCGGCGAGCGGGTGTTGCAGCGACGCGATCGCGACGGCTGGCAGTTCGCGATCAACGGCCATGGCCTGCGCGTGCAGGGCGATGCGGCGATCGAGCGCGCGCTGCTCGCGCGCTTGCACGAAGGCGATACGGCGCGGGTGAGCGAGCTGCGGCGCGGGACGGCAGCGCATCGCGGCGCCGTCGATGCCTTGCTGGCCTGGCTGGATCAATGCCATGGGTTGCGACGGCTGCGCGATTGA